A region of the Streptomyces sp. NBC_00442 genome:
TGCGCCAGCTCGTGGTCCGAGAGGCCGGTGCCGCAGCGCGGGCACCAGGGGGCGACGCGGTGGTCCTGGACGAGGAGGCCCTTGTTGAAGATCTCCTTCAGGGACCACCACACCGACTCGACGTACTGCGGGTCCATGGTGCGGTAGGCGTCGTCCAGGTCGACCCAGTACCCCATGCGGGTCGTGAGGTCGGCGAAGGCGTCGGTGTGCCGGGTCACGGACTCGCGGCACTTGGCGTTGAACTCGGCGATGCCGTACGCCTCGATGTCCTTCTTGCCGGTGAAGCCGAGCTCCTTCTCGACCGCCAGCTCGACGGGCAGGCCGTGGCAGTCCCAGCCGGCCTTGCGGGCCACGTGGTAGCCCTGCATCGTGCGGAAGCGGGGGAAGACGTCCTTGAAGACGCGGGCCTCGATGTGGTGGGCGCCCGGCATGCCGTTGGCGGTGGGCGGGCCCTCGTAGAAGACCCACTCGGGGCGGCCCTCGGACTGTTCGAGGCTCTTGGCGAAGACCTTGGACTGCTCCCAGAAGTCGAGCACGGCGTGCTCCAGGGCGGGCAGGTCTACCTGGGCGGGCACCTGGCGGTACTGCGACATCCGTTCATCCTCCGGCGGATCGTCGTGCGGCTCCGTCGAAGGGACGAGAGCGGGCCCACGTGGGGCGCTCCCGCGGTACCACCCTCCTTGGCGGTGTGCGGAACACCGCCCCCTCATTGGGGCGCGAAGCCGGTTCTACTGGACTGCGTGGCGCACGCGGTCGTTCTTCCGGCGGCTCGGGGGTGATCTTCACCGCGCGCTCGCCTCCGGGCTCCCACCGTCCCCGGATCGCTCTTGGCTGCGTACGCCGCTACTCGTCCCGTCCACGCCTCTCGCTGGGGCCAGTGTACGGGGCCCGGAGTGGGGCGGCCCACCGGATTTGAGAGGGCCGCGCGCGGGGCGGCGCGTGACCCGAATGGCCATACCGGCCGCGGCGGCGTCGGGGCCCGCCCGTACGGCGGATTCGCCGGGCCGGGAGCTGGGCACAACCGATGCAGGTTCGCCGTGCCCGGGGCCGGGGCGGGGCGAACCGGCGGCGTGCCCCGTTGCCGCGGGCCTGGAGTCGATTTATCGTCCCAGCACGATTCGCGTGCAAGATCACAATATGTGAAGGGGCCGCGGCCATGGTGGCGAAGAAGACCGCCGTAGAGACCACAACGGCGTCGAGGAAGACCAGTGCCACACGTGCTGCCGCAGGTGCCACCACGGACTCGGCGGCCAAGGACGCGAAGGGCGGGAAGACCGCCGTCGCCAAGAAGGCGACGGCCAGGAAGACGGTGAGGAAGACGGCGGCCAAGGACACGGCGGCCCAGGACACGGCGGCCCAGGCGGCGCCGGTCACGGGGGCGGCCGACGCCGTCGCCGGCACGGCAGCCGAGGCGGAGCCCGCCAAGAAGGCTCCGTCGAAGAGGGCCACCGCCAAGAAGACCGCGGCCCGCAAGGCAACCGGGACGGCGTCCGCCGCGTCCGACAAGGCGACCGACAAGAAGGCGCCGGCGAAGCGGGCCGGGGCGGGCGCCGGGAAGGCCGCGACCGCGGCCGAGGGGGCGGCTGCGGCCGCGGAAGAGACGGGAGCCGACAAGGTGGTTGCGAAGAAGACTGCGGGCGGGGCAACGGCGGCCAGAACCGCCGCGGCGTCGGCGGTGCCGACGGCCCGTGCTGTGGCCACGGCCGCCCCGGGTGAGCTTCCGGTCCGGCCGGGCGAGGACCCGTGGACGCCGGAGGAGGTCGCCGAGGCCCGCACCGAGCTGTCCAGCGAGGTGCTGCGCCTGCGCACGGAGATCGAGTCCTCGGAGGCGGCGCTGGCCGGCCTGATGCGCGACTCGGGCGACGGAGCGGGCGACGACGACGCCGACACCGGCACCAAGAACATCACCCGCGAACACGAGATGGCGCTCGCCGCCAACGCGCGCGAGACCCTGGAGCAGACCGAGCACGCCCTGGAGCGGCTCGACGCCGGGACGTACGGGTACTGCGAGGTCTGCGGAAACCCGATCGGCAAGGCCAGGATGCAGGCGTTCCCGCGGGCCACGCTCTGCGTGGAGGACAAGCAGAAGCAGGAAAGGCGGGGCTGATCCCGCACAAGTGTGCCGTACCCTCGTGCTCAGTCAGGCACCTAGCGGTTGAGGGACTCACGTGGCAGAGGCGGAGCGCATCATCGGTACGCCGGATGCGGAGGGGGCCGACGAACAGGCGGCACCCTCCGAGCAGCCGAAGGGCAAGCGGAAGATCCCCGTGCTGTTCGCGGTGGCCGCCTTCGCCTACCTTCTGGACCTCGGCAGCAAGATGCTCGTGGTGGCCAGGCTGGAGCACCACGAGCCGATCGGGATCGTGGGTGATCTGCTGCAGCTGAACGCGATCCGCAACCCGGGGGCCGCCTTCGGGATCGGCGCGGCGTTCACCGTGATCTTCACGATCATCGCGGCGACCGTGATCCTGGTGATCGTGCGGCTCGCGCGCAAGCTCTACAGCACGCCCTGGGCGTTCGCGCTCGGCCTGCTGCTCGGCGGTGCGCTCGGCAATCTCACCGACCGGATCTTCCGTTCGCCCGGGATCTTCGAGGGCTGGGTCGTCGACTTCATCGCGCCCAAGGGCTTCGCGGTCTTCAACCTCGCGGACTCGGCGATCGTCTGCGGCGGCATCCTGATCGTGATCCTCTCCTTCCGCGGCCTCGACCCGGACGGCACCGTCCACAAGGACTGAGCCCGCCACGGGGGCCGGCCGCGCCCGCCCGCCGGACGCGCGGCGGGCGATGCCGGTACGGCAAGGCATACTCGACGGGTGAGTACGATTCCCGAGATCCGCACCCTGCCCGTTCCCGACGGCCTCGAAGGCGAGCGCGTCGACGCCGCCATCTCCCGCATGTTCGGGTTTTCCCGGACCAAGGCGGCCGAGCTTGCCGCGGCGGGGAAGGTGCAGGTCGACGGCGCCGTGGTCGGCAAGTCCGAGCGGGTGCACGGCGGGGCGTGGCTGGAGGTCGAGATGCCGCAGGCGGCGGCCCCCGTGCAGATCGTCGCCGAGCCCGTCGAGGGCATGGAGATCGTCCACGACGACGACGACATCGTCGTGATCATGAAGCCGGTGGGCGTCGCCGCCCACCCGAGCCCCGGCTGGACCGGTACCACCGTCATCGGCGGCCTCGCCGCGGCCGGCTACCGCATCTCCACCTCCGGCGCCGCCGAGCGCCAGGGCATCGTGCACCGCCTCGACGTCGGCACCTCGGGCCTCATGGTCGTCGCCAAGTCCGAGCGCGCCTACACCTCGCTCAAGCAGCAGTTCCGCGAGCGCGTGGTCGACAAGCGCTACCACGCCCTGGTCCAGGGCCACCCGGACCCGATGAGCGGCACCATCGACGCCCCGATCGGGCGCCACCCCAACCACGACTACAAGTGGGCCGTGACCGCCGAGGGCAAGGCGTCCGTCACGCACTACGACCTGATCGAGGCCTTCCGCGCCGCCTCCCTGCTCGACATCAAGCTGGAGACGGGGCGCACCCACCAGATCCGGGTGCACATGTCGGCCCACCGCCACCCCTGCGTCGGCGACCTCACCTACGGCGCCGACCCGACGATCGCCAAGCGCCTCAAGCTGACCCGCCAGTGGCTGCACGCGGTGCGGCTCGGCTTCGAGCACCCCTCGGACGGCCAGTGGGTCGAATTCGAGAGCGTCTACCCGGCGGACCTCCAGTACGCCCTGGACGCGATCCGCGCCGAGAGCGAATGACCGCGTTCACCGTCCGCGTCGCCGAGGGACCGGCCGACCGCGAGGCCTGCTTCGCGGTGCGCCGCGCCGTCTTCGTCGTCGAGCAGCAGGTCCCCGAGGACGTGGAGTACGACGCCTACGACGCGACGGCGCTGCACGTGCTGGCCGTCGGAGCGGACGGGCCGCTGGGCACCGGCCGCCTCCTGTACGGCCCGCGGGCGCTCGCCAGGACCGGCTCGGCGCAGGTCGGCTCGCTCGGCCGGCTCGCGGTCACCGGGGCGGCCCGGGGGCTCGGCGTCGGCGCCGCCCTGGTGCGCGCCATCGAGGCGGCCGCCGCCGAGCGCGGCCTGAGCGCGGTCGACCTGCACGCGCAGACCCATGCGCTGGGCTTCTACGAGCGGCTCGGGTACGAGGCGTACGGCCCGGAGTTCCCCGACGCGGGGATCGAGCACCGGGCGATGCGGCGGACCCTGGCCCAGCGCTCCGCCTGAGCCCTTTGCGCCCCGATGGGCGGTTCGGCCCGGTTGCGTGGCACGCTTGAGGCCTTGATCGTCAAGGCCGTCCAGGCCCGCACCGCCCGGAGGGCATCCCGTGGACCAGCTCGCCCTACTGCTCGTGCTCCTTCTCGGCGCGGTGGTGACGGTCCCCCTGGGCGAGCGCCTGGGGCTGCCCGCCCCGGTACTCATGACGCTCGGCGGGATCGCCATGGCGCTCCTGCCGTTCGTGCCGAACGTGGAGATCGAGCCCGAGTTCATCCTGCCGCTCGTGCTGCCGCCGCTGCTCTACGCGTCCGTACAGCGCACGTCCTGGCGGCAGTTCACCGCCAACCTCCGGCCGATCTTCCTGCTCGCCGTCGCGCTCGTCTTCGTGACCACGGCGGCCGTCGCGGCCGTCGCCAGTTCCATCGTGCCCGGCCTGCCGATCGCCGCCGCCGTCGCGCTCGGCGCGCTCGTGGCGCCGCCCGACCCGGTCGCCGCGACCGCGGTGGCGGGCTCGCTCGGGCTTCCGCGCCGCCTGGTGTCGATCCTGGAGGGCGAGGGCCTGTTCAACGACGTCACCGCGATCGTGCTGTACCACGTGGCGATCACGGCGGCCGTGAGCGGGAGCTTCTCCTGGGCGTCGGCCGCCGGCAAGCTCGTGCTGTCCGCCGTGGTCGCCGTCGTCGTGGGCCTCGCGCTCGGCTGGCTCGCCAACAAGCTGATGGGGCTGCTCGGCGACCCCACCCTGCAGATCGGTCTCACCCTCCTCGTCCCGTTCGTCGGCTACGTCCTGGCCGAGGAGTTCGGCGGCTCGGGCGTCCTCGCCGTCCTGACGGTGGCGCTGTTCCTCGCCGAGCACACGATGGACGCCGACGACGTGCAGGGCCGGCTCGCCGGGGCCACGTTCTGGCAGATCGTCGACACCCTGGTGACCGGCGTGGCCTTCGGCCTCATCGGGCTCGAACTCCACAACGTGTTCGGCACCGCGACCGGCAACGCGTCGCACATGTTCGGCTGGGCGGCGGCCGTGGTCGGCGTGGTCGTGGGCGTACGGCTGCTGTGGCTGCTCCCGGCGACCTGGCTCGCCAAACGGCTGCACACCAAACGCGACTACGACGAGGAGATCCCCACCTCGTGGCGGGAGACCATCGTCATGTGGTGGGCCGGGATGCGGGGCGTGGCCTCGGTGGCCCTGGCCCTCGCCATCCCGCTGAAGACCGAGGACGGCGCGCCCTTCCCCGGCCGGGACGAGATCATCTTCATCGCCTTCGCCGTGATCATGACCACCCTGGTCTTCCAGGGCCTCACCCTGCCCTGGCTGGTCAAACGGCTGGGCGTACGCGCGGACACGGATGCCGAGCGCGTCCTGGAGCGGGACCTCGCGATCCGCGCGGCGAAGGCCGCCAAGCGGCGTCTGAAGGAGATCCAGGACGTCGAGGAGCTGCCGGAGGAGGTCATGGAGCAGCTGCACCGCAGGGCGTACGACGTCGGTGCGAGGATCAGCCCCGACATGGTCGACGAGGAGCGGCGCGCGTCCTACGCGAAGCGGGTCGAGCGGATCCGGGCCGTGCAGCGCATCCAGCGCGAGATGATGTCCGCCGCCCGGCACGAGGTGCTGTCCGCCCGCAACGAGCCGGGCGCGGACCCGGAGATCGTCGACCGGGTGCTGCGCCAGCTGGACGTACGCAGCCTGCGGTGACCCGGGGCCCCGGGGCCCCGGGCACGCGCTCTACGGGCGGCCGTCCTCGATCGCCGGCCGGGTGAGGGGAGTCGGCGGCCGGGCCTCGGTGGTGATCCTCGGCAGCGCGGACGGATACTCCTCGTACAGCCAGGCCACCATCTGCTCGCGGACCGTGACGCGGACCGTCCAGATGTCGTCCGCGTCCTTCGCGGTCACCACGGCCCGCACCTCGATGGTGGACGGCGTGGTGTCGGTGACGGCCAGGGAGAAGGCCCGGCCGTCCCAGGCGGGGCACTCCTTGAGGATCAGGGCGAGCCGCTCGCGCATCAGGGGCAGCGGCGCCGAGTGGTCCAGGTGGAAGAAGACGGTGCCGGTCATCTGGACGCCGCCGCGCGACCAGTTCTGGAACGGCTTGCTGGTGAAGTACGACACCGGCATGGTCAGGCGGCGCTCGTCCCAGGTGCGCACCGCGAGAAAGGTCAGCGTGATCTCCTCGACCACGCCCCACTCGCCGTCGACCACCACCGTGTCGCCGAGCCGCACCATGTCGCCGAAGGCGATCTGAAGGCCGGCGAAGAGGTTGCCGAGGGTGGACTGGGCGGCGACACCGGCGACGATGCCCACGATGCCGGCCGAGGCGAGCAGGGAGGCGCCCGCCGCCCGCATCGCCGGGAAGGTGAGCAGCATCGCCGCGATCGCCACCACGATGACGATCGCGCTGACCACCCGCTGGATGAGCGTGACCTGGGTGCGGACCCGGCGGACCCGGGCGGGATCGCGCGTCGAGGCGGCGTAACGCGTGTACGAGGACTCCACGACCGCCGTGGCGATCCGCACCACGAGCCAGGAACTGGCGCCGATCAGGACCAGTGTCAGGAACTGGCCGAGGCCGGCGTCGTGTTCCTGCACCGGCTTCCACTTGATCTCGTCGTAGGAGCCGCGCAGGATCGCGGTGAGCATGACGAGGTTGAGCGGTATGCGGCAGCGGCGCAGCAGTCCCCACAGCGGGGTCTCGCGGTCCCGGGCGTCGGCCCGGCGCAGCAGTCGGTCGGCGAGCCATCCCACAACGAGCGCGAGGACGACCGAGCCGCCGATGACGATCAACGGACGCAGTACGTTCTCCATGCCCTCGACCGTAACTGGCACGATGGCCTCATGAACATCATGCTTTTCCATTCGGTCTACGGTCTGCGGCCCGCCGTACAGGAGGCGGCCGAGCGGCTGCGGGCCGCCGGCCACGAGGTGCACGTCCCCGACCTGTACGAAGGACGCACCGCTGAGACCGTCGAGGAGGGCGCGGGGCTCAAGGACGAGATCGGCAAGGAGGAGCTCCTGAAACGAGCCATTCTGGCCGCGGCGCCCTACTCGGAGCGCGGACTCGTCTACGCGGGGTTCTCGCTCGGCGGGTCCATCGCCCAGACCCTGGCTCTCGGCGACGACAAGGCCCGCGGTCTGCTGCTGCTCCACGGCACCTCGGACATGGCGGAGAACACGGCCGTGGACGAGCTGCCCGTCCAGCTGCACGTCGCCGACCCCGACCCGTTCGAGTCGGCGGACTGGCTCAACTCCTGGTACCTGCAGATGCGGCGGGCCGGGGCCGACGTGGAGATCTACCGCTACCCGGGCGCGGGCCACCTCTACACCGACCCGCGGCTGCCGGACTACGACGAGGCGTCCGCGGAGCAGACCTGGCGCACCGCGCTCGGCTTCCTCGACAGCCTGGCATAGCCGCGAAGAAGCCGAACGGGCCGTGCGGACCCGGAGGTTCGCACGGCCCGTTCGTCGTGGCCGCCGGAAACAGCCGCCGGAAACAGCCGCCGGAGACGGCCGCCGGAAACAGCCGCCGGAGACGGCCGCCCGGATCAGCCCTTGAGGGCCTTGTCGAGGGCCGCGGTGTACGTCGCCGCGTCCATCGGGGCGTTGTCCGACTGGCCGTCGGTGATCTTCTTGCCGTCCATCTTCAGCGTCGGCGTGCCCTGGACGCCGCTGCTGTTGAACTTGTCCGACATGGTCAGCGCCCACTTGTCGTAGGTGCCGTCCTTCACGGACTTCTGGAAGGCCGCGTTGCCCTTGAGGGCCGGGACGGTGTCCGCGATCTCGATCAGGTAGTCGCGGCTCTTGAACTTGTCCTCGGTCTCCTCGGGGTGGTACTTCGCCGAGTAGAGCGCCGACTTGTAGTCGAGGAACGCCTCGGGGCTGACGTTCAGCGCGGCGCCGAGGGCGCTCAGGGCGGTCTTGGAGCCGGTACCGGGGCTGCCGTTGTCGATGAACGTGGCGCCGAAGAACTGGATCTTGTACTTGCCCGCGTCGACGTCCTTCTTGACCGTCGGGCCGACGGTCTGCTCGAACTGCGAGCAGATCGGGCAGCGCGGGTCCTCGTACATCTGCAGGGTCTTCTTGGCGTCCGCCTTGCCGATGACGACGGTCGTGCCGTCGCTGCCCGTGGTGTTGGCGGGCTTCACCAGCGTCTTGTCCTTGGCGGCCGTCCACGCGGAGGGCTTCATGGCCTCCTTGATCAGGTAGCCGGCGCCACCCACGACGGCGAGGGCGGCGACGACGGACACGGCCACGATGACCTGGCGGCGGGTCTTCGCCTTCTTCGCCTCGCGCTCGCGCTCCGCTCGCAACCGATCGCGGGCGGCAGCCTTGTTGGCCTGGCTGTTGCGGGAACTCATGATGTTTCTCTCCGGATGGCAGGGGGGAATTCGGGGGACTGCGGTGCTGCGCTCAGACCAGGCCGAGCGACGGGCAGGGCGGTCCCCTTCGTGCCACGGAGTGCACCAGGAGGCGGGTGCGCGAGGGGCCGGGCCCGTGGTGCGCCGAACGCGCGGGCCCCCGGACGCCGTCGTCGGCGGCGCGCACCACGGCGACCGCCACGAGCAGCGGGCGGAAGGCACGGGCGCCGGCCGCGCGCAGCAGCCGGGCCAGGGCCGCCTCGCCGCGCCGCAGCCACAGGGCGGCGAGCAGCCCGACGCTCAGATGCGCCGCGAGCAGGAGCCAGGGCACGGCAGGACCGGGATGGGTGAGCAGCGCGGCCGCGTTCGCCGGGGCGGGTACCGCCCCGAGGGTGCCACCGCCGCACAGCACGTCGACGCCCACCGCGCGCAGGGCGCCAGCGACGGGGCCGCCGGCCGGGCCGTAACAGACGTGCTGGCCGGTGGTGAACACGGTGTCGGCGGCCAGTTCGAGCGGGACCAGCGTGCCCGCGATCGCCCCGAACCCGCGCTCGCGGCCGGCCAGGGCGTACGCGATGACGAACACCGTGCCGGCCGCGCCGGCCACCAGCGACAGCGGCAGCGCGACTCGGGAGAGCAGCACGTGGGACGCGGCGGAGAGCGTCACGACGAGCGCCGTGAAAAGCGCCGCGCGTGCCGCTCTGAGCTGCGTCCCGGATATGTCCATCGCGGGTGAGTGTGCCATGCCGTGCCGTATGCCGTGCCTAAGAGTTCGGTGAGAGCGGCGGACCCGGCGGATCGCGGCCGTCACGACCCGCCCGCCCGGCCCGCCGGACACCCCCGCCGGCCCCGCCCTACGGGCGGACGACGCCACGGTGACGACACTCCCTAGAGGCCCGGGATCCGCCCGTTGCGGAACAGGTCGACGAAGATCTGGTGATCCGCCCGCGCCCGCGCCCCGTAGGCGTGCGCGAACTCGACGAGCAGGTCCGCGAAGCCCTCCTCGTCGGCGGCGATCGCCGCGTCGATGGCGCGCTCCGTGGAGAACGGCACCAGCTCGGAGTGGCCGCTCTCGTCGTCCGCCGCCGCGTGCATCGTGGCCGTGGCCCGGCCGAGGTCGGCGACGACCGCCGCGATCTCGGCCGGGTCGTCGATGTCCGACCAGTCCAGGTCCACCGCGTACGGCGAGACCTCGGCGACCAGCTGGCCCGCGCCGTCCAGCTCGGTCCAGCCGAGCCACGGGTCGGCCGCGGCCTGGAGCGCCCGCTGCGAGATCACCGTGCGGTGCCCCTCGTGCTGGAAGTAGCCGCGCACCGCCGGGTCCGTGATGTGCCGCGAGACGGCCGGGGTCTGCGCCTGCTTGATGTAGATCACCACGTCGTTCTCCAGGGCGTCGCTGTGCCCTTCGAGCAGGATGTTGTACGAGGGCAGACCGGCCGAGCCGATCCCGATGCCGCGCCGCCCGACCACGTCCTTGACGCGGTAGGAGTCGGGGCGCACCAGGCTCTCCTCGGGCAGCGTCTCCAGATAGCCGTCGAAGGCCGCGAGCACCTTGTACCGGGTCGCCGCGTCCAGCTCGATCGAGCCGTCGTCCTCGGTGAACCGGCGCTCGTGCTCCCGGATCTCGGTCATCGAGTCGAGCAGCGCGAACCGGGTCCGTGCGCGGGCGTCGCGCAACGCGCCCAGCAGCGGGCCCTCGGCCGTGTCCAGGGTGAAGGGCGGGACCTCGTCCTCCTTGGCACCCGAGGCGAGCGCGCGGACCCGCTCGCGGTAGGCGGCCGCGCAGGTGCGCACCAGGGAGGTGATCTGCTCGTCGCTGAACGCCTTGGTGTAGCCGATCAGCGCCAGCGAGGCCGCGAGCCGCTTCAGGTCCCAGGTGAAGGGGCCCACGTACGCCTCGTCGAAGTCGTTGACGTTGAAGATCAGCCGGCCGTTGGCGTCCATGTACGTGCCGAAGTTCTCGGCGTGCAGGTCGCCGTGGATCCAGACCCGGCCGGTCTGCTCGTCCAGGTAGGGACCGCCGTGCCGTTCCTTTTCCAGGTCGGAGTAGAACAGGCAGGCCGTGCCCCGGTAGAAGGCGAAGGCCGAGGCGGCCATCCTGCGGAACTTGACCTGGAAGGCGGCCGGGTCGGCGGCCAGGAGCCGGCCGAACGCCGTCTCGAAAACGGCGAGTATCTCTTCGCCGCGCGTCTGGGCGCTGGGCTGCGGGGCCGACATCGCTGGGTGCCTCCTGGTGCGTACTGCCTGGATCACGATCGGAACGGGGTGGGGTGTGCTTCTTCCAACGCGCGACCGTACCGCCAAGTGCCCGCCCGTCGCCCGGTCGCCGGGCGCTCGCGGGGCACTCGCCCAGGCGCCTCGCGCGGCAGTTCCCCCTCGGCTGTCACTGGGGCGACGTAGACTCCGAGGCTGTCCCACCCGCTCCGCGAACCCCCCTCGCCGTTGGAGGCCCCACCCGTGACTGGCACGTCCAAGACACCGTTCACGCACCTTCACGTCCACACCCAGTACTCGCTGCTGGACGGTGCCGCGCGGCTCAAGGACATGTTCGACGCCTGTAATGAAATGGGCATGTCGCACATCGCCATGTCCGACCACGGCAACCTCCACGGCGCCTACGACTTCTTCCATTCGGCGAAGAAGGCGGGCGTCACGCCGATCATCGGCATCGAGGCGTACGTGGCCCCCGAATCGCGGCGCAACAAGCGCAAGATCCAGTGGGGCCAGCCGCACCAGAAGCGCGACGACGTGTCCGGTTCGGGTGGTTATACGCACAAGACGATCTGGGCGGCGAACAAGACCGGTCTGCACAACCTCTTCCGGCTCTCCTCGGACGCCTACGCCGAGGGCTGGCTCCAGAAGTGGCCCCGGATGGACAAGGAGACGATCGCGCAGTGGTCGGAGGGACTCATCGCCTCCACCGGCTGCCCCTCGGGCGAGGTCCAGACCCGGCTGCGGCTCGGCCAGTTCGACGAGGCGGTGCGGGCGGCCTCCGACTACAAGGACATCTTCGGTGAGGGCCGGTACTTCCTGGAGCTGATGGACCACGGCATCGAGATCGAACGCCGGGTCCGTGACGGCCTGTTGGAGATCGGCAAGAAGCTCGACATCCCGCCGCTCGTCACCAACGACTCGCACTACACCTACGCCCACGAGGCGACCGCGCACGACGCCCTGCTGTGCATCCAGACCGGCAAGAACCTCTCGGACCCGGACCGCTTCCGCTTCGACGGCACGGGCTACTACCTCAAGTCCACCGACGAGATGTACGCGATCGACTCCTCGGACGCCTGGCAGCAGGGCTGCGCCAACACCCTGCTGGTGGCCGAGCAGATCGACACGTCCGGCATGTTCGAGGCCAAGAACCTCATGCCGAAGTTCGAGATCCCCGACGGCTACACCGAGGTCACCTGGTTCCAGGAGGAAGTCCGGGTCGGCATGGAGC
Encoded here:
- a CDS encoding mechanosensitive ion channel family protein gives rise to the protein MENVLRPLIVIGGSVVLALVVGWLADRLLRRADARDRETPLWGLLRRCRIPLNLVMLTAILRGSYDEIKWKPVQEHDAGLGQFLTLVLIGASSWLVVRIATAVVESSYTRYAASTRDPARVRRVRTQVTLIQRVVSAIVIVVAIAAMLLTFPAMRAAGASLLASAGIVGIVAGVAAQSTLGNLFAGLQIAFGDMVRLGDTVVVDGEWGVVEEITLTFLAVRTWDERRLTMPVSYFTSKPFQNWSRGGVQMTGTVFFHLDHSAPLPLMRERLALILKECPAWDGRAFSLAVTDTTPSTIEVRAVVTAKDADDIWTVRVTVREQMVAWLYEEYPSALPRITTEARPPTPLTRPAIEDGRP
- a CDS encoding TraR/DksA family transcriptional regulator codes for the protein MVAKKTAVETTTASRKTSATRAAAGATTDSAAKDAKGGKTAVAKKATARKTVRKTAAKDTAAQDTAAQAAPVTGAADAVAGTAAEAEPAKKAPSKRATAKKTAARKATGTASAASDKATDKKAPAKRAGAGAGKAATAAEGAAAAAEETGADKVVAKKTAGGATAARTAAASAVPTARAVATAAPGELPVRPGEDPWTPEEVAEARTELSSEVLRLRTEIESSEAALAGLMRDSGDGAGDDDADTGTKNITREHEMALAANARETLEQTEHALERLDAGTYGYCEVCGNPIGKARMQAFPRATLCVEDKQKQERRG
- a CDS encoding GNAT family N-acetyltransferase; this translates as MTAFTVRVAEGPADREACFAVRRAVFVVEQQVPEDVEYDAYDATALHVLAVGADGPLGTGRLLYGPRALARTGSAQVGSLGRLAVTGAARGLGVGAALVRAIEAAAAERGLSAVDLHAQTHALGFYERLGYEAYGPEFPDAGIEHRAMRRTLAQRSA
- the lspA gene encoding signal peptidase II, which codes for MAEAERIIGTPDAEGADEQAAPSEQPKGKRKIPVLFAVAAFAYLLDLGSKMLVVARLEHHEPIGIVGDLLQLNAIRNPGAAFGIGAAFTVIFTIIAATVILVIVRLARKLYSTPWAFALGLLLGGALGNLTDRIFRSPGIFEGWVVDFIAPKGFAVFNLADSAIVCGGILIVILSFRGLDPDGTVHKD
- a CDS encoding dienelactone hydrolase family protein, producing the protein MNIMLFHSVYGLRPAVQEAAERLRAAGHEVHVPDLYEGRTAETVEEGAGLKDEIGKEELLKRAILAAAPYSERGLVYAGFSLGGSIAQTLALGDDKARGLLLLHGTSDMAENTAVDELPVQLHVADPDPFESADWLNSWYLQMRRAGADVEIYRYPGAGHLYTDPRLPDYDEASAEQTWRTALGFLDSLA
- a CDS encoding thioredoxin domain-containing protein produces the protein MSSRNSQANKAAARDRLRAEREREAKKAKTRRQVIVAVSVVAALAVVGGAGYLIKEAMKPSAWTAAKDKTLVKPANTTGSDGTTVVIGKADAKKTLQMYEDPRCPICSQFEQTVGPTVKKDVDAGKYKIQFFGATFIDNGSPGTGSKTALSALGAALNVSPEAFLDYKSALYSAKYHPEETEDKFKSRDYLIEIADTVPALKGNAAFQKSVKDGTYDKWALTMSDKFNSSGVQGTPTLKMDGKKITDGQSDNAPMDAATYTAALDKALKG
- a CDS encoding RluA family pseudouridine synthase produces the protein MSTIPEIRTLPVPDGLEGERVDAAISRMFGFSRTKAAELAAAGKVQVDGAVVGKSERVHGGAWLEVEMPQAAAPVQIVAEPVEGMEIVHDDDDIVVIMKPVGVAAHPSPGWTGTTVIGGLAAAGYRISTSGAAERQGIVHRLDVGTSGLMVVAKSERAYTSLKQQFRERVVDKRYHALVQGHPDPMSGTIDAPIGRHPNHDYKWAVTAEGKASVTHYDLIEAFRAASLLDIKLETGRTHQIRVHMSAHRHPCVGDLTYGADPTIAKRLKLTRQWLHAVRLGFEHPSDGQWVEFESVYPADLQYALDAIRAESE
- a CDS encoding Na+/H+ antiporter produces the protein MDQLALLLVLLLGAVVTVPLGERLGLPAPVLMTLGGIAMALLPFVPNVEIEPEFILPLVLPPLLYASVQRTSWRQFTANLRPIFLLAVALVFVTTAAVAAVASSIVPGLPIAAAVALGALVAPPDPVAATAVAGSLGLPRRLVSILEGEGLFNDVTAIVLYHVAITAAVSGSFSWASAAGKLVLSAVVAVVVGLALGWLANKLMGLLGDPTLQIGLTLLVPFVGYVLAEEFGGSGVLAVLTVALFLAEHTMDADDVQGRLAGATFWQIVDTLVTGVAFGLIGLELHNVFGTATGNASHMFGWAAAVVGVVVGVRLLWLLPATWLAKRLHTKRDYDEEIPTSWRETIVMWWAGMRGVASVALALAIPLKTEDGAPFPGRDEIIFIAFAVIMTTLVFQGLTLPWLVKRLGVRADTDAERVLERDLAIRAAKAAKRRLKEIQDVEELPEEVMEQLHRRAYDVGARISPDMVDEERRASYAKRVERIRAVQRIQREMMSAARHEVLSARNEPGADPEIVDRVLRQLDVRSLR
- a CDS encoding DUF2252 domain-containing protein, with amino-acid sequence MSAPQPSAQTRGEEILAVFETAFGRLLAADPAAFQVKFRRMAASAFAFYRGTACLFYSDLEKERHGGPYLDEQTGRVWIHGDLHAENFGTYMDANGRLIFNVNDFDEAYVGPFTWDLKRLAASLALIGYTKAFSDEQITSLVRTCAAAYRERVRALASGAKEDEVPPFTLDTAEGPLLGALRDARARTRFALLDSMTEIREHERRFTEDDGSIELDAATRYKVLAAFDGYLETLPEESLVRPDSYRVKDVVGRRGIGIGSAGLPSYNILLEGHSDALENDVVIYIKQAQTPAVSRHITDPAVRGYFQHEGHRTVISQRALQAAADPWLGWTELDGAGQLVAEVSPYAVDLDWSDIDDPAEIAAVVADLGRATATMHAAADDESGHSELVPFSTERAIDAAIAADEEGFADLLVEFAHAYGARARADHQIFVDLFRNGRIPGL